The Tubulanus polymorphus chromosome 1, tnTubPoly1.2, whole genome shotgun sequence genome contains a region encoding:
- the LOC141911196 gene encoding uncharacterized protein LOC141911196 isoform X1 produces MCDISEDSSVNKLPINNKPMSLFEALDHMEEQKKGCSTSNQFPTENIATTVQQLMPSHDENSSEVEIVTGAVEEQDTENECNILAVEVLNGTQYIKYMQNGEVFYISYDDYRLFDEALRTNSQDQYSVEVHQSGTEMSGHETSQDEQSSMNSECNSVENVVGADALQVDNSSPSVGSEQESNVVFTPQQISTSNNAELVERIINTPAVPPTAETTLIASNLKLVNPIPQPQQVQRTIILPMNSNSTAPITVSVPIQAQNSPLLSEGASVVQSQQGGASVLIDTNTSLNGSNVRTTTPTSIINHALFAHPKVKAHSPVAGNSRFKSPRASTPSSLWHKTQTLNVAKSVLKQGVQQQQQQYAIVSNQAVSSVRLVKPQQQQPTSELQTLIYTPGTRQISVGGQVINKTTETRDAASANSSLIDNGTSDNSDKSVEQIQSPAVGKLVVNNVKCAASGDGPNQRINAELFQDQYGRPYVKLQNSEYILLPQRNISDGIIQNPVRVSKISGGGKNNSQDNATGIHSTGGTDQAASSPNQNLLSSRNWKHAENKYGPLERQSIHQNPTIKTGKNQSIILSLRSPLVSSQSSSGSGQISVSKRTPPANMKVLPGERVNCLCKNCGCASQNYVSCDACKKPLTPDCKWVIRSSIEVDKKKFYTSKLQQQQQKMTKAILNGGRLKNKSMAVRNEPAKPEMVTISSDEDEDNEDHSSVFSNTSVSNTSQNVDVSCMPSVGESPCSSRLPSMSESPCPSPPIQLNRRQRMEDQTGNIPCSKKPRLNAAKLTMNDADLVVTSAVASNPVCVFTCRSIRIGTANCSSNDFVSLDKFSCRFVITWENRNHRLLIKTDEIVKVEFCNARSFPSIALLLIPSATQKIRTAMKMKIGDQHWYDPDSPNQAHKRIIFILTNGLDTVQSNALALLNEIITEKRGQGKKILESVDADFMNHILYMTSGVDKLIASPQTPTIRTRLQTGASSASAESHLDSKSNSSVPMYKLFTYPPPPATGAITVTNEDLNCLNELEFLNDVIIDFYLKYFLMEKLSEEVRAKTHIFSSFFYKRLTQKPQKGKEDTNLSLMVRRHGRVKQWTRKVDIFSKDYLIIPINENAHWYLAIICFPSLMEPVVVSEVHPKEVECLLSVNPEISSSEVKEPLPPVVIAAAETAALEVKPEQPMETDQDDEEEEEENDPADEEEVDKLEESLSDDQMTDADTSLVSNEAVRTFRRASKRSCILIMDSLKCSLRCNVMKILRGYIQVEWDTKKATAEGARVFDNKTMFGYCANVPQQTNYSDCGIYVLQYVESFFENPITNFFFPLKGLEQWFALEKAQKKREYLRNLLLELQEKYGKKNAKGQNK; encoded by the exons CTCTTGACCATATGGAAGAACAGAAAAAAGGGTGTTCTACATCAAATCAGTTTCCAACTGAGAATATAGCGACTACAGTACAACAACTGATGCCGTCTCACGATGAGAACAG CTCTGAAGTAGAGATTGTTACGGGAGCAGTTGAGGAACAAgatactgaaaatgaatgtaATATATTAGCTGTTGAG gttctCAATGGGACGCAGTATATAAAATACATGCAAAATGGCGAAGTGTTTTATATCTCGTATGATGACTATAGATTATTCGACGAAGCGCTTAGAACAAATTCACAGGATCAGTACTCGGTGGAAGTTCATCAGTCCGGTACCGAGATGTCTGGTCACGAGACATCACAAGATGAACAGTCCTCGATGAATTCTGAATGTAACAGCGTTGAAAATGTTGTCGGAGCGGATGCGCTACAAGTTGATAATTCATCGCCTTCTGTGGGCAGCGAACAGGAATCGAATGTTGTCTTTACACCGCAGCAAATCTCAACATCGAATAATGCTGAATTAGTCGAACGTATTATCAACACGCCAGCAGTTCCTCCAACTGCGGAGACGACGTTGATTGCGTCGAATTTGAAACTGGTCAATCCTATACCTCAGCCGCAACAAGTACAGCGAACTATTATTCTGccgatgaattcaaattccaCCGCGCCGATTACAGTGTCCGTACCGATTCAAGCTCAAAATAGTCCATTGTTGAGTGAGGGAGCTAGTGTTGTACAGTCACAACAAGGTGGAGCGAGCGTATTAATTGATACCAACACTTCGTTAAACGGATCAAACGTTCGAACAACGACGCCGACGAGTATCATTAATCATGCTCTTTTTGCTCATCCGAAAGTCAAAGCACATTCGCCGGTGGCCGGAAATTCTCGGTTCAAATCACCTAGAGCTTCGACGCCGTCATCTTTATGGCACAAAACTCAAACTTTGAACGTGGCGAAATCCGTATTGAAACAAGGcgtgcagcagcagcagcagcagtatgCTATTGTATCGAATCAAGCTGTGAGTTCAGTTCGTTTAGTGaaaccgcagcagcagcagccaacgagtgaactacaaacactgaTATACACACCGGGCACGCGGCAAATCTCAGTCGGTGGTCAAGTGATTAATAAAACTACTGAAACGCGTGATGCTGCCAGTGCAAACTCTTCCTTAATAGACAACGGCACAAGTGACAATAGTGATAAATCTGTTGAACAGATACAGTCCCCTGCTGTAGGAAAGCTTGTGGTGAATAATGTTAAGTGCGCGGCAAGTGGAGATGGTCCCAACCAGCGGATTAATGCTGAATTGTTTCAGGATCAGTATGGCCGACCGTACGTAAAACTGCAGAATTCCGAATATATTCTATTGCCGCAGAGAAATATTAGTGATGGCATTATACAAAACCCTG TTCGAGTATCTAAGATTTCTGGAGGGGGTAAAAATAATTCCCAAGATAACGCGACTGGAATTCATTCAACTGGTGGAACGGACCAGGCAGCGAG TTCGccaaatcaaaatttattatcttcaaGAAATTGGAAGCATGCTGAAAACAAGTATGGGCCTTTGGAAAG GCAATCAATCCATCAAAACCCCACCATAAAAACTGGCAAGAATCAGAGTATCATTTTGTCTCTAAGGAGTCCACTTG tctCGAGTCAGAGCAGCTCCGGCAGTGGTCAAATCAGTGTCTCTAAAAGAACTCCTCCTGCTAACATGAAAGTGCTGCCCGGTGAACGCGTGAATTGTTTGTGTAAAAATTGTGGATGCGCGAGTCAAAATTATGTTAGTTGTGATGCATGCAAGAAGCCTTTAACACCGGATTGTAAGTGGGTCATACGGAGCAGTATTGAAGTCGACAAGAAGAAGTTTTACACGAGTAAACtgcagcaacaacagcagaAGATGACAAAAGCAATACTGAATGGTGGACGATTGAAAAACAAGTCGATGGCTGTTCGCAATGAGCCAGCCAAACCAG aAATGGTCACAATCTCATCCGATGAAGATGAAGACAACGAAGATCATTCATCAGTGTTTTCAAATACTTCTGTATCGAATACCAGTCAGAATGTTGACGTATCTTGTATGCCTAGCGTAGGTGAATCCCCGTGTTCATCAAGGCTTCCTAGTATGAGTGAATCACCGTGTCCTTCTCCTCCAATTCAACTCAACCGCCGCCAACGAATGGAAGATCAG acTGGAAATATTCCTTGTTCGAAGAAACCAAGGTTGAATGCGGCAAAATTGACGATGAATGATGCGGATCTAGTAGTCACCAGCGCAGTGGCATCAAATCCAGTTTGTGTTTTTACGTGTCGATCGATTCGAATCGGTACAGCAAACTGTTCGTCTAATGATTTCGTTTCCCTGGATAAGTTTAGTTGTCGATTTGTTATAACTT GGGAAAATCGTAACCACCGACTGTTgataaaaactgatgaaattgttAAAGTGGAATTTTGCAATGCGAGGTCGTTTCCATCAATCGCCTTGCTGTTGATCCCGTCGGCTACGCAAAAAATTCGCActgcaatgaaaatgaaaattggtgATCAACATTGGTACGATCCGGATTCTCCAA ATCAAGCTCATAAAAGGATAATTTTCATCTTGACAAACGGTCTTGACACAGTTCAGTCTAATGCGTTGGCATTGcttaatgaaattattacggaAAAACGTGGTCAAGGCAAGAAGATATTGGAAAGCGTTGACGCTGACTTTATGAATCATATTTTGTACATGACGTCTGGTGTAGACAAACTGATAGCATCTCCTCAAACACCAACTATTCGTACAAGACTTCAAACAGGAGCAAGTTCTGCGTCTGCCGAATCTCATTTGGATTCCAAGTCGAATTCCTCAGTTCCCATGTATAA atTGTTCACGTATCCACCTCCGCCGGCCACCGGAGCTATCACAGTTACAAATGAAGATCTAAACTGCTTAAACGAATTAGAATTTCTGAACGATGTCATCATTGACTTCTACCTGAA gtATTTCCTGATGGAAAAATTATCGGAAGAAGTACGTGCAAAAACACACATATTTAGCTCATTCTTTTATAAGAGGCTAACACAGAAACCACAGAAAGGAAAAGAAGATACAAACCTGTC GTTAATGGTAAGAAGACATGGTCGTGTGAAGCAGTGGACTCGCAAGGTGGACATATTTAGCAAAGATTACCTCATTATTCCCATAAATGAAAA TGCTCATTGGTATCTAGCCATAATTTGTTTCCCGTCATTGATGGAGCCAGTCGTCGTGAGTGAAGTTCACCCAAAAGAAGTTGAGTGTCTACTCTCGGTTAATCCTGAGATTAGCTCTTCAGAAGTAAAG GAGCCTCTACCTCCTGTCGTCATTGCTGCCGCTGAAACTGCTGCCCTTGAAGTGAAACCCGAACAACCGATGGAAACTGATCAG GATGATGAAGAAGAAGAGGAGGAAAATGATCCCGCTGATGAAGAAGAGGTGGATAAACTTGAGGAATCACTCAGTGATGATCAGATGACTGATGCAGATACATCATTAGTTTCTAATGAAGCTGTAAGAACATTCCGTAGAGCCAGTAAACG GTCTTGCATTTTGATAATGGATTCCCTGAAATGTTCGCTACGATGCAATGTCATGAAAATTCTTCGAGG GTATATTCAAGTTGAATGGGACACCAAAAAAGCTACAGCGGAAGGAGCACGagtatttgataataaaaCTATGTTTGGTTATTGTGCAAATGTACCACAGCAAACTAACTACAGTGATTGTGGTATATATGTACTTCAATATGTGGAATCATTCTTTGAG AATCCAATCACGAATTTCTTCTTCCCACTGAAAGGATTGGAACAATGGTTTGCTTTAGAGAAGGCACAGAAAAAGCGCGAATACCTACGTAATTTACTGTTAGAATTACAGGAGAAATATGGTAAAAAAAATGCGAAAGGACAAAATAAGTGA
- the LOC141911196 gene encoding uncharacterized protein LOC141911196 isoform X2 → MEEQKKGCSTSNQFPTENIATTVQQLMPSHDENSSEVEIVTGAVEEQDTENECNILAVEVLNGTQYIKYMQNGEVFYISYDDYRLFDEALRTNSQDQYSVEVHQSGTEMSGHETSQDEQSSMNSECNSVENVVGADALQVDNSSPSVGSEQESNVVFTPQQISTSNNAELVERIINTPAVPPTAETTLIASNLKLVNPIPQPQQVQRTIILPMNSNSTAPITVSVPIQAQNSPLLSEGASVVQSQQGGASVLIDTNTSLNGSNVRTTTPTSIINHALFAHPKVKAHSPVAGNSRFKSPRASTPSSLWHKTQTLNVAKSVLKQGVQQQQQQYAIVSNQAVSSVRLVKPQQQQPTSELQTLIYTPGTRQISVGGQVINKTTETRDAASANSSLIDNGTSDNSDKSVEQIQSPAVGKLVVNNVKCAASGDGPNQRINAELFQDQYGRPYVKLQNSEYILLPQRNISDGIIQNPVRVSKISGGGKNNSQDNATGIHSTGGTDQAASSPNQNLLSSRNWKHAENKYGPLERQSIHQNPTIKTGKNQSIILSLRSPLVSSQSSSGSGQISVSKRTPPANMKVLPGERVNCLCKNCGCASQNYVSCDACKKPLTPDCKWVIRSSIEVDKKKFYTSKLQQQQQKMTKAILNGGRLKNKSMAVRNEPAKPEMVTISSDEDEDNEDHSSVFSNTSVSNTSQNVDVSCMPSVGESPCSSRLPSMSESPCPSPPIQLNRRQRMEDQTGNIPCSKKPRLNAAKLTMNDADLVVTSAVASNPVCVFTCRSIRIGTANCSSNDFVSLDKFSCRFVITWENRNHRLLIKTDEIVKVEFCNARSFPSIALLLIPSATQKIRTAMKMKIGDQHWYDPDSPNQAHKRIIFILTNGLDTVQSNALALLNEIITEKRGQGKKILESVDADFMNHILYMTSGVDKLIASPQTPTIRTRLQTGASSASAESHLDSKSNSSVPMYKLFTYPPPPATGAITVTNEDLNCLNELEFLNDVIIDFYLKYFLMEKLSEEVRAKTHIFSSFFYKRLTQKPQKGKEDTNLSLMVRRHGRVKQWTRKVDIFSKDYLIIPINENAHWYLAIICFPSLMEPVVVSEVHPKEVECLLSVNPEISSSEVKEPLPPVVIAAAETAALEVKPEQPMETDQDDEEEEEENDPADEEEVDKLEESLSDDQMTDADTSLVSNEAVRTFRRASKRSCILIMDSLKCSLRCNVMKILRGYIQVEWDTKKATAEGARVFDNKTMFGYCANVPQQTNYSDCGIYVLQYVESFFENPITNFFFPLKGLEQWFALEKAQKKREYLRNLLLELQEKYGKKNAKGQNK, encoded by the exons ATGGAAGAACAGAAAAAAGGGTGTTCTACATCAAATCAGTTTCCAACTGAGAATATAGCGACTACAGTACAACAACTGATGCCGTCTCACGATGAGAACAG CTCTGAAGTAGAGATTGTTACGGGAGCAGTTGAGGAACAAgatactgaaaatgaatgtaATATATTAGCTGTTGAG gttctCAATGGGACGCAGTATATAAAATACATGCAAAATGGCGAAGTGTTTTATATCTCGTATGATGACTATAGATTATTCGACGAAGCGCTTAGAACAAATTCACAGGATCAGTACTCGGTGGAAGTTCATCAGTCCGGTACCGAGATGTCTGGTCACGAGACATCACAAGATGAACAGTCCTCGATGAATTCTGAATGTAACAGCGTTGAAAATGTTGTCGGAGCGGATGCGCTACAAGTTGATAATTCATCGCCTTCTGTGGGCAGCGAACAGGAATCGAATGTTGTCTTTACACCGCAGCAAATCTCAACATCGAATAATGCTGAATTAGTCGAACGTATTATCAACACGCCAGCAGTTCCTCCAACTGCGGAGACGACGTTGATTGCGTCGAATTTGAAACTGGTCAATCCTATACCTCAGCCGCAACAAGTACAGCGAACTATTATTCTGccgatgaattcaaattccaCCGCGCCGATTACAGTGTCCGTACCGATTCAAGCTCAAAATAGTCCATTGTTGAGTGAGGGAGCTAGTGTTGTACAGTCACAACAAGGTGGAGCGAGCGTATTAATTGATACCAACACTTCGTTAAACGGATCAAACGTTCGAACAACGACGCCGACGAGTATCATTAATCATGCTCTTTTTGCTCATCCGAAAGTCAAAGCACATTCGCCGGTGGCCGGAAATTCTCGGTTCAAATCACCTAGAGCTTCGACGCCGTCATCTTTATGGCACAAAACTCAAACTTTGAACGTGGCGAAATCCGTATTGAAACAAGGcgtgcagcagcagcagcagcagtatgCTATTGTATCGAATCAAGCTGTGAGTTCAGTTCGTTTAGTGaaaccgcagcagcagcagccaacgagtgaactacaaacactgaTATACACACCGGGCACGCGGCAAATCTCAGTCGGTGGTCAAGTGATTAATAAAACTACTGAAACGCGTGATGCTGCCAGTGCAAACTCTTCCTTAATAGACAACGGCACAAGTGACAATAGTGATAAATCTGTTGAACAGATACAGTCCCCTGCTGTAGGAAAGCTTGTGGTGAATAATGTTAAGTGCGCGGCAAGTGGAGATGGTCCCAACCAGCGGATTAATGCTGAATTGTTTCAGGATCAGTATGGCCGACCGTACGTAAAACTGCAGAATTCCGAATATATTCTATTGCCGCAGAGAAATATTAGTGATGGCATTATACAAAACCCTG TTCGAGTATCTAAGATTTCTGGAGGGGGTAAAAATAATTCCCAAGATAACGCGACTGGAATTCATTCAACTGGTGGAACGGACCAGGCAGCGAG TTCGccaaatcaaaatttattatcttcaaGAAATTGGAAGCATGCTGAAAACAAGTATGGGCCTTTGGAAAG GCAATCAATCCATCAAAACCCCACCATAAAAACTGGCAAGAATCAGAGTATCATTTTGTCTCTAAGGAGTCCACTTG tctCGAGTCAGAGCAGCTCCGGCAGTGGTCAAATCAGTGTCTCTAAAAGAACTCCTCCTGCTAACATGAAAGTGCTGCCCGGTGAACGCGTGAATTGTTTGTGTAAAAATTGTGGATGCGCGAGTCAAAATTATGTTAGTTGTGATGCATGCAAGAAGCCTTTAACACCGGATTGTAAGTGGGTCATACGGAGCAGTATTGAAGTCGACAAGAAGAAGTTTTACACGAGTAAACtgcagcaacaacagcagaAGATGACAAAAGCAATACTGAATGGTGGACGATTGAAAAACAAGTCGATGGCTGTTCGCAATGAGCCAGCCAAACCAG aAATGGTCACAATCTCATCCGATGAAGATGAAGACAACGAAGATCATTCATCAGTGTTTTCAAATACTTCTGTATCGAATACCAGTCAGAATGTTGACGTATCTTGTATGCCTAGCGTAGGTGAATCCCCGTGTTCATCAAGGCTTCCTAGTATGAGTGAATCACCGTGTCCTTCTCCTCCAATTCAACTCAACCGCCGCCAACGAATGGAAGATCAG acTGGAAATATTCCTTGTTCGAAGAAACCAAGGTTGAATGCGGCAAAATTGACGATGAATGATGCGGATCTAGTAGTCACCAGCGCAGTGGCATCAAATCCAGTTTGTGTTTTTACGTGTCGATCGATTCGAATCGGTACAGCAAACTGTTCGTCTAATGATTTCGTTTCCCTGGATAAGTTTAGTTGTCGATTTGTTATAACTT GGGAAAATCGTAACCACCGACTGTTgataaaaactgatgaaattgttAAAGTGGAATTTTGCAATGCGAGGTCGTTTCCATCAATCGCCTTGCTGTTGATCCCGTCGGCTACGCAAAAAATTCGCActgcaatgaaaatgaaaattggtgATCAACATTGGTACGATCCGGATTCTCCAA ATCAAGCTCATAAAAGGATAATTTTCATCTTGACAAACGGTCTTGACACAGTTCAGTCTAATGCGTTGGCATTGcttaatgaaattattacggaAAAACGTGGTCAAGGCAAGAAGATATTGGAAAGCGTTGACGCTGACTTTATGAATCATATTTTGTACATGACGTCTGGTGTAGACAAACTGATAGCATCTCCTCAAACACCAACTATTCGTACAAGACTTCAAACAGGAGCAAGTTCTGCGTCTGCCGAATCTCATTTGGATTCCAAGTCGAATTCCTCAGTTCCCATGTATAA atTGTTCACGTATCCACCTCCGCCGGCCACCGGAGCTATCACAGTTACAAATGAAGATCTAAACTGCTTAAACGAATTAGAATTTCTGAACGATGTCATCATTGACTTCTACCTGAA gtATTTCCTGATGGAAAAATTATCGGAAGAAGTACGTGCAAAAACACACATATTTAGCTCATTCTTTTATAAGAGGCTAACACAGAAACCACAGAAAGGAAAAGAAGATACAAACCTGTC GTTAATGGTAAGAAGACATGGTCGTGTGAAGCAGTGGACTCGCAAGGTGGACATATTTAGCAAAGATTACCTCATTATTCCCATAAATGAAAA TGCTCATTGGTATCTAGCCATAATTTGTTTCCCGTCATTGATGGAGCCAGTCGTCGTGAGTGAAGTTCACCCAAAAGAAGTTGAGTGTCTACTCTCGGTTAATCCTGAGATTAGCTCTTCAGAAGTAAAG GAGCCTCTACCTCCTGTCGTCATTGCTGCCGCTGAAACTGCTGCCCTTGAAGTGAAACCCGAACAACCGATGGAAACTGATCAG GATGATGAAGAAGAAGAGGAGGAAAATGATCCCGCTGATGAAGAAGAGGTGGATAAACTTGAGGAATCACTCAGTGATGATCAGATGACTGATGCAGATACATCATTAGTTTCTAATGAAGCTGTAAGAACATTCCGTAGAGCCAGTAAACG GTCTTGCATTTTGATAATGGATTCCCTGAAATGTTCGCTACGATGCAATGTCATGAAAATTCTTCGAGG GTATATTCAAGTTGAATGGGACACCAAAAAAGCTACAGCGGAAGGAGCACGagtatttgataataaaaCTATGTTTGGTTATTGTGCAAATGTACCACAGCAAACTAACTACAGTGATTGTGGTATATATGTACTTCAATATGTGGAATCATTCTTTGAG AATCCAATCACGAATTTCTTCTTCCCACTGAAAGGATTGGAACAATGGTTTGCTTTAGAGAAGGCACAGAAAAAGCGCGAATACCTACGTAATTTACTGTTAGAATTACAGGAGAAATATGGTAAAAAAAATGCGAAAGGACAAAATAAGTGA